The following coding sequences are from one Capsicum annuum cultivar UCD-10X-F1 chromosome 3, UCD10Xv1.1, whole genome shotgun sequence window:
- the LOC107862768 gene encoding LOW QUALITY PROTEIN: wound-induced proteinase inhibitor 2-like (The sequence of the model RefSeq protein was modified relative to this genomic sequence to represent the inferred CDS: inserted 3 bases in 2 codons; deleted 1 base in 1 codon), with product MAVHKEVSFLAFLLVLAYIFIVEILLLHVDAKACSEENAENRICTNCCAGRKGCNYYSADGTFICEGESDPNNPKACPRNCDTRIAYSKCPXVPKETQKIAYAPIAVQAVRVATXYSADGTFICEGESDPNNPKACPRNCDQILPIHCVSMKNKSMNSVMLISVICLSVYL from the exons ATGGCTGTTCACAAAGAAGTTAGTTTCCTTGCTTTCCTACTTGTTCTTG cttATATATTTATTGTAGAAATATTGCTTCTACATGTTGATGCCAAGGCTTGTTCAGAAGAAAACGCAGAAAATCGCATATGCACCAATTGCTGTGCAGGCCGTAAGGGTTGCAACTATTACAGTGCTGATGGGACTTTCATTTGTGAAGGAGAGTCTGACCCCAACAACCCAAAAGCTTGCCCTCGGAATTGTGATACAAGAATTGCCTATTCAAAATGTCC CGTTCCGAAGGAAACGCAGAAAATCGCCTATGCACCAATTGCTGTGCAGGCCGTAAGGGTTGCAA ATTACAGCGCTGACGGGACTTTCATTTGTGAAGGAGAGTCTGACCCCAACAACCCAAAAGCTTGCCCTAGGAATTGTGAT CAAATATTGCCTATTCACTGTGTCTCTATGAAAAATAAAAGCATGAACAGTGTCATGCTAATCTCTGTAATATGCTTGAGCGTCTATTTATGA